In Pelosinus sp. UFO1, one genomic interval encodes:
- a CDS encoding TrkA C-terminal domain-containing protein, with amino-acid sequence MPSAFPMYHSIALDIAQRIVNNEFPVGSRISGRTLLASHYNVSSETIRKAIALLKDANIVSVSQGKEVVVLSIEEAYPFITHHKSMQSVYSLKQELEALLTQKLVIDKRLQEIFSEIVGYSDRLKNLNPYNPIEIKVPFDSHLVGRSVADIKFWQSTGATIVAIRRDRKIDISPGPAAIIEPDDRLIIVGKSNILQKATQFVERNKKIT; translated from the coding sequence ATGCCGTCTGCTTTCCCCATGTATCACTCTATAGCCCTTGATATAGCGCAAAGAATTGTAAATAACGAGTTTCCCGTAGGGTCAAGAATTTCTGGTCGGACCTTACTGGCTAGTCACTATAATGTGTCATCTGAGACAATACGAAAGGCCATTGCTTTACTAAAGGATGCAAATATTGTTTCCGTTTCACAAGGGAAAGAAGTTGTCGTACTATCCATTGAGGAAGCCTATCCTTTCATTACACATCACAAAAGTATGCAATCTGTTTACTCTCTAAAACAAGAATTAGAAGCATTACTAACGCAGAAGTTGGTAATTGATAAAAGGTTGCAAGAAATCTTTAGTGAAATTGTTGGCTATTCTGACCGATTGAAGAATCTAAATCCTTATAATCCAATCGAAATAAAAGTTCCCTTTGATTCTCATTTAGTGGGAAGATCCGTTGCGGATATAAAATTTTGGCAAAGTACTGGCGCGACCATTGTAGCGATTCGGCGTGACCGAAAAATTGACATATCCCCTGGCCCAGCTGCCATTATTGAACCGGATGATCGCCTGATTATTGTAGGAAAAAGTAATATACTGCAGAAGGCGACGCAGTTCGTCGAGAGAAATAAAAAAATCACATGA
- a CDS encoding MFS transporter, with protein MKDSIKKSNVRWIVVAVLFFITIINYADRATISLAGPAIAKELNMDSISMGYIFSAFGWSYVVFQLPGGYFLDRFGSKKVYAYSIFFWSLFTLFQGFVGFLTGATAIITLFALRFMVGAAEAPSFPANSRIVAAWFPASERGTASAIFNSAQYAATVFFAPLMGWLIHNFGWHYVFVVMGGLGIAFTLVWNKLIHNPKDHPMINKAEIEYIEQGGGLVDMDQSQKDVCKQEGSNMQCDVDQEKKDVAKQEGPNMHYIKELLRNRMMVGIYVAQYCINAITYFFITWFPVYLVQARGMTILKAGFAASVPAIFGFLGGILGGVISDFLLKKGYSLTVARKVPIVLGMLLSMSMLACNYVDIHWMIIAIMALAFFGKGLGALGWAVNSDTAPKQIAGLSGGLLNTCGNLSSITTPIAIGYIIQSTGSFNGALIYVVVHAFIAIVSYLFVVGEIKRVELK; from the coding sequence ATGAAAGATTCTATAAAAAAAAGTAATGTCCGTTGGATCGTCGTAGCCGTTTTATTCTTTATTACCATAATCAATTATGCCGATCGTGCCACTATTTCACTTGCTGGTCCAGCGATAGCAAAAGAATTAAACATGGATTCGATATCAATGGGTTATATCTTTTCAGCTTTCGGTTGGTCCTATGTTGTTTTTCAGTTGCCTGGAGGATATTTCTTAGATCGCTTTGGCTCAAAAAAGGTATATGCATATAGCATTTTTTTCTGGTCTTTATTTACCCTATTTCAAGGCTTCGTTGGTTTTCTTACTGGAGCCACAGCAATTATAACGTTGTTTGCGTTGCGGTTTATGGTTGGAGCTGCTGAGGCACCTTCTTTCCCGGCAAATAGCCGGATTGTTGCAGCTTGGTTTCCTGCATCAGAGCGTGGTACTGCTTCCGCTATTTTTAATTCGGCCCAATATGCGGCCACTGTATTTTTTGCACCGCTGATGGGATGGCTTATTCACAATTTTGGTTGGCATTATGTATTTGTAGTCATGGGCGGATTGGGAATCGCTTTTACGTTAGTATGGAATAAGTTGATTCATAACCCTAAGGATCATCCAATGATTAATAAGGCTGAGATTGAGTATATTGAACAAGGTGGCGGCTTGGTTGATATGGATCAATCCCAAAAAGATGTTTGTAAGCAAGAAGGGTCTAATATGCAGTGCGATGTAGATCAAGAGAAAAAGGATGTCGCTAAGCAAGAAGGACCTAATATGCACTATATAAAAGAATTGCTGAGAAATCGTATGATGGTAGGCATCTATGTTGCTCAATATTGCATCAATGCCATTACCTATTTCTTCATTACTTGGTTTCCAGTCTATCTAGTACAGGCTCGCGGAATGACAATCTTGAAAGCCGGTTTTGCTGCATCCGTACCAGCTATATTCGGTTTTTTAGGCGGTATTCTGGGTGGTGTTATATCTGATTTCTTGCTTAAAAAGGGTTATTCCCTTACGGTTGCAAGGAAGGTGCCCATCGTACTTGGTATGTTATTGTCCATGAGTATGCTTGCTTGTAACTATGTAGATATTCATTGGATGATTATTGCTATCATGGCTTTAGCTTTCTTCGGAAAAGGTCTTGGTGCACTTGGCTGGGCGGTTAACTCGGATACGGCGCCAAAACAAATTGCTGGCTTGAGTGGAGGACTCTTAAACACTTGCGGTAATCTCTCAAGTATCACGACGCCAATTGCTATTGGCTATATTATTCAATCAACAGGATCGTTTAATGGTGCGCTAATCTATGTTGTTGTACATGCTTTTATTGCCATAGTCAGCTACCTGTTTGTTGTTGGAGAAATAAAACGTGTTGAACTTAAATAA
- a CDS encoding IclR family transcriptional regulator, producing the protein MAVNKELLNNSITKAITILNCFSYENPRLRLKDISAITGINQPTAYRLLNTLKEFNLIEQHEVSYSLGRGFLKYEGIVLNSMEIRRICLPYLEELSNNLKLNVNLAVLDDNEVIYVARAETPYCTYGYFHIGMRRPIYCTALGKVLVCKTPEVVSEVFKRDVNRYTLNTITDADTFLKEIEKVSLQGYAVDLEEWNNGINCIAAPLYDATGKIIAGISISGPTSMYSVEKLMEYVPILIDYANRLSARMGSRGGW; encoded by the coding sequence ATGGCTGTTAATAAAGAATTGCTAAATAATAGCATTACAAAGGCAATTACAATACTGAATTGCTTTTCTTATGAGAATCCGAGACTGCGCTTAAAAGATATTAGTGCAATCACGGGAATTAACCAACCAACTGCTTATCGTTTATTAAATACATTAAAAGAGTTTAATTTAATTGAACAACACGAAGTAAGCTATTCTTTGGGGCGTGGTTTTCTAAAATATGAGGGTATTGTTCTCAACTCGATGGAAATTAGGCGAATTTGTCTCCCTTATCTTGAAGAATTATCAAATAACCTAAAGTTGAATGTGAATTTAGCAGTGCTTGATGATAATGAGGTCATCTATGTTGCGAGAGCCGAGACGCCCTATTGCACATATGGCTATTTTCATATTGGAATGCGTCGCCCTATTTACTGTACTGCCTTAGGAAAAGTCTTAGTTTGTAAGACCCCAGAAGTGGTAAGTGAAGTTTTTAAGCGCGATGTCAATCGCTATACGCTAAATACAATCACTGATGCTGATACTTTCTTAAAAGAAATTGAAAAAGTAAGCTTACAAGGGTATGCAGTGGATCTAGAGGAGTGGAATAATGGGATTAACTGCATCGCTGCTCCCCTTTATGATGCAACAGGAAAAATCATTGCAGGTATCAGTATCTCGGGGCCTACCAGCATGTATTCGGTAGAAAAACTAATGGAATACGTACCTATATTGATTGATTATGCCAACCGATTGTCAGCTAGAATGGGTTCAAGAGGCGGTTGGTGA
- the gudD gene encoding glucarate dehydratase, with protein sequence MELNKKQGSSSTPIITEMQVIPVAGQDSMLLNLSGAHSPFFTRNIVILKDNVGNTGVGEIPGGERIRQTLEDARELVLGKSIGNYNNILNAVRQSFAERDSAGRGLQTFDLRITIHVVTALEAALLDLLGKFLEVPVAALLGQGQQRKAVEMLGYLFYVGDRTKTDLPYLSNPNAANDWYRLRHEEALAPETVVRLAEAAHELYGFNDFKLKGGALPGEEEIAAVTALAQRFPNARITIDPNGAWSLDEAIRLCSNKQHVLAYAEDPCGAENGYSGREIMAEFRRATGLPTATNMIATDWRQMGHTIQLHSVDIPLADPHFWTMQGSVRVAQMCHEWGLTWGSHSNNHFDISLAMFTHVGAAAPGKIAALDTHWIWQEGQERLTKEPFKIVGGMVAVPDKPGLGVEIDMVQVEKAHKLYVENCLGARDDAMAMQYLIPNWKFDNKRPCLVR encoded by the coding sequence ATGGAACTGAACAAAAAACAAGGTAGTTCGTCTACACCGATTATTACTGAAATGCAGGTCATTCCTGTTGCAGGTCAAGATAGTATGCTCTTAAATCTCAGTGGTGCACATAGTCCCTTTTTTACCCGTAACATTGTAATTCTCAAAGACAATGTAGGCAACACCGGCGTTGGTGAGATTCCTGGAGGAGAACGCATTCGTCAAACGCTGGAGGATGCAAGAGAATTGGTTCTTGGTAAATCCATTGGGAATTACAACAACATCCTTAATGCGGTGCGGCAGAGTTTCGCAGAGAGAGATTCCGCTGGGCGGGGGCTGCAAACTTTCGATTTACGGATCACAATTCATGTTGTCACAGCACTAGAAGCTGCTTTACTCGATCTGCTTGGTAAGTTCCTTGAAGTTCCAGTAGCGGCATTGCTTGGTCAGGGCCAGCAACGTAAGGCTGTAGAAATGCTGGGATACCTATTCTATGTTGGTGATCGTACCAAAACAGATTTACCATATTTAAGTAATCCAAATGCTGCAAATGACTGGTATCGTTTACGCCACGAAGAGGCGCTGGCTCCAGAAACTGTCGTGCGGTTGGCGGAAGCGGCTCACGAGCTCTACGGCTTTAACGACTTTAAACTAAAAGGTGGCGCGCTGCCAGGAGAAGAAGAAATAGCCGCGGTTACCGCTTTGGCCCAGCGTTTCCCTAATGCACGAATTACCATTGATCCGAATGGTGCATGGTCATTAGACGAAGCAATCAGATTGTGCAGTAACAAACAGCATGTATTAGCCTACGCTGAAGATCCATGTGGAGCCGAAAATGGTTATTCTGGGCGGGAAATCATGGCTGAATTCCGTCGGGCAACAGGATTGCCAACGGCCACGAATATGATCGCCACGGATTGGCGTCAGATGGGGCATACAATCCAGTTGCATTCAGTAGACATTCCTTTAGCCGATCCTCACTTTTGGACCATGCAGGGTTCCGTACGTGTTGCCCAAATGTGTCATGAATGGGGATTGACCTGGGGATCCCACTCTAACAATCATTTTGACATTTCCTTAGCCATGTTTACTCATGTAGGAGCTGCCGCTCCAGGAAAAATTGCAGCGTTAGATACTCACTGGATCTGGCAAGAAGGTCAAGAACGTTTGACCAAAGAGCCGTTTAAAATAGTTGGTGGAATGGTAGCTGTTCCTGACAAGCCGGGCCTTGGGGTCGAAATAGATATGGTGCAGGTTGAGAAAGCGCACAAACTGTACGTAGAGAATTGCCTAGGTGCACGGGATGATGCAATGGCAATGCAGTACTTGATTCCAAACTGGAAGTTTGATAATAAACGCCCTTGTCTAGTTCGCTAG
- a CDS encoding iron-containing alcohol dehydrogenase family protein — MNTQLPFPGKMFRGADALLCIGEYCNTLGKRVYILGGKTALDKTQEIIQKQMADFNIDVIATDWYGGECSRANIENLADRAMAGKADFILAAGGGKALDTGKAVAAKCLLPIVTVPTIAATCAAITPLTVLYDEKGQFADNLFLTECPVATIIDTTVILGAPSSWLAAGIGDTLAKMYELRAAASRMKPTSLTMAAVSNGQICYDIIKHFGKDALESAENKRHSTALDATVDAIVLFAGMSSIYGGEKLRNAAAHAIYNGFTKVPKSHSVAHGLIVGYGNLCLLALEEKSDQEILEEIKLANRCKIPTTLRQIASLSKEELEIIAEASSKATAMACMPFEVSKEMVINAIKRVDSLAAQV; from the coding sequence ATGAATACTCAATTGCCTTTCCCTGGGAAAATGTTTCGTGGTGCAGATGCCTTGCTGTGTATAGGAGAGTATTGTAACACATTGGGAAAAAGAGTTTATATTTTAGGTGGGAAGACAGCACTGGACAAAACGCAGGAAATCATCCAAAAACAAATGGCGGACTTCAACATTGATGTAATTGCTACTGATTGGTATGGCGGTGAATGTTCACGAGCTAATATTGAGAATTTAGCTGATAGGGCTATGGCAGGTAAGGCGGATTTCATTTTAGCTGCTGGTGGTGGAAAGGCGCTTGATACAGGAAAGGCTGTAGCAGCTAAATGCCTTTTGCCTATAGTTACCGTTCCCACCATTGCTGCCACTTGTGCGGCGATAACACCCTTAACAGTACTGTACGATGAAAAGGGTCAATTTGCCGACAATCTTTTTCTAACAGAGTGTCCAGTGGCAACCATTATTGATACTACAGTCATTCTTGGTGCCCCATCTTCTTGGTTAGCTGCCGGTATCGGCGATACACTAGCAAAAATGTATGAATTGCGTGCTGCAGCATCGCGCATGAAACCAACAAGTTTAACAATGGCAGCTGTTTCAAATGGTCAGATTTGTTACGATATAATAAAACATTTTGGTAAGGATGCACTGGAATCGGCAGAAAATAAGAGACATAGTACGGCGTTGGATGCAACAGTAGACGCTATTGTTTTATTTGCGGGCATGTCATCTATTTATGGCGGAGAAAAACTGCGTAATGCTGCGGCACATGCGATTTATAACGGATTCACTAAAGTGCCTAAATCCCATAGTGTTGCTCACGGACTCATTGTAGGATATGGGAACTTATGCCTCTTAGCACTAGAGGAGAAGTCGGATCAAGAAATACTGGAAGAAATAAAGCTGGCGAATCGCTGCAAAATCCCGACCACTTTAAGACAAATTGCTAGTTTATCAAAAGAGGAATTAGAAATTATAGCTGAAGCTTCCTCTAAAGCAACAGCTATGGCTTGTATGCCATTTGAAGTATCCAAAGAGATGGTAATTAATGCAATAAAGCGAGTTGATAGTTTGGCGGCTCAAGTTTGA
- a CDS encoding enolase C-terminal domain-like protein produces the protein MTTQVNNGAYTGTPIITEMKVIPVAGHDSMLLNLCGAHGPFFTRTIVILKDSLGHTGVGEVPGGESILRTLEKAESLVVGQSIGLYNNILNNIRQNLLGKSTAGPQSTVHKVTSAAEEAVLKQPHEINLRADNVLTGIEAPLLDLLGQFLNVPVAALLGSGQQRDAVRTLAYLFYVGDLKKTDLPYLSNSNEKDDWLRLRHEAALTPEAVVRLAEATTARYGVKDFKLKGGVMSGAEEMEAVAALAKRFPEARITLDPNGAWSLEESINLCRNKHNVMAYAEDPCGPENGYSGREIMAEFRRATGMPTATNMIATDWRQLGHSANLHAVDIILADPHFWTMQGSVRVAQLCNEWGLTWGSHSNNHFDISLAMFTHVAAAAPGNITAIDTHWIWQEGQENLTKEPFQIVDGLIEVPKKPGLGVEIDMEQIEKANQLYNKIGQGARDDAMAMQYLIPGWKYDPKRPSMVR, from the coding sequence ATGACTACTCAGGTAAACAACGGTGCTTATACAGGTACTCCGATTATTACAGAAATGAAAGTAATTCCTGTTGCAGGACATGATAGCATGCTACTAAATCTGTGCGGTGCACATGGCCCCTTTTTCACCAGAACAATAGTCATACTTAAAGATAGCCTAGGACATACGGGCGTAGGTGAGGTTCCAGGAGGGGAAAGCATCCTTCGGACACTAGAAAAAGCCGAATCACTTGTAGTGGGGCAATCCATAGGTCTCTATAACAATATTCTCAATAATATAAGGCAAAATTTATTAGGAAAAAGTACAGCCGGCCCCCAATCAACGGTGCATAAAGTAACCTCTGCAGCGGAAGAAGCGGTGTTAAAACAGCCACACGAAATCAATTTGCGTGCTGACAATGTGCTTACAGGAATAGAAGCTCCATTGCTGGATTTATTAGGACAGTTCCTAAATGTGCCAGTAGCAGCATTACTAGGTAGTGGACAGCAACGTGATGCTGTAAGAACTCTAGCTTATTTATTTTACGTCGGTGACCTTAAAAAAACAGATCTGCCTTACCTTAGTAATTCGAATGAAAAAGATGATTGGCTGCGTTTGCGTCATGAAGCAGCGCTAACGCCCGAAGCAGTTGTACGCCTTGCCGAAGCAACAACTGCACGCTACGGTGTTAAAGATTTTAAATTAAAAGGCGGCGTAATGAGCGGTGCTGAGGAAATGGAAGCAGTGGCTGCACTTGCGAAACGTTTCCCTGAGGCACGGATCACTCTTGATCCTAATGGTGCTTGGTCTTTAGAAGAATCGATCAACTTGTGCCGTAACAAGCACAATGTAATGGCATATGCGGAGGATCCTTGTGGTCCTGAAAATGGTTATTCCGGTCGGGAGATTATGGCAGAGTTTAGACGTGCGACTGGTATGCCTACTGCGACAAATATGATTGCTACTGATTGGCGGCAATTGGGACACTCAGCGAATCTGCATGCTGTCGATATTATCTTGGCTGATCCTCATTTTTGGACGATGCAGGGTTCAGTACGAGTTGCACAGCTATGTAATGAATGGGGCTTGACGTGGGGTTCCCACTCCAATAATCATTTTGATATTTCTCTAGCCATGTTTACCCATGTAGCAGCTGCTGCTCCAGGTAATATTACGGCGATTGATACCCACTGGATTTGGCAGGAAGGTCAGGAAAATTTGACGAAAGAACCTTTCCAAATTGTAGATGGATTGATAGAAGTACCGAAAAAACCAGGTCTTGGCGTAGAAATTGATATGGAGCAAATCGAGAAAGCAAATCAACTATATAACAAAATTGGTCAGGGCGCTCGGGATGATGCCATGGCTATGCAATATTTAATACCTGGTTGGAAGTATGATCCCAAACGTCCTAGTATGGTACGTTAA
- the garD gene encoding galactarate dehydratase, with protein MTLTDIKKEVPLYIKINPIDNVAIVVNAGGLPEGTVFPCGLELKEHVPQGHKVALMDLKQEEEIVRYGEVIGYAIRPIAKGSWIDESLMRMPTSPNLDDLSIASKVPPKLPPLEGYTFEGFRNADGSAATKNILGISTSVQCVAGVLDYAVKRIKEEILPEYPNVEDVVALNHNYGCGVAINAPEAIIPIRTLQNIATHPNFGGEIMIVGLGCEKLMPEKMSQNSDAAAIVVLQEQRGFSKMVEKIMEEATEQLKRLNARKRVTCPISDLVIGMQCGGSDAFSGVTANPAVGYAADLLVRAGATVLFSEVTEVRDGIHLLTPRAANEEVGRKLIQEMKWYDHYLDLGEVDRSANTTPGNKRGGLANIVEKALGSIVKSGSSAIVGVLSPGEKAKEKGLIYAATPASDFVCGTLQLASGIHVQVFTTGRGTPYGLAMVPVIKVGTRNALAEEWHDLIDVNAGQIATGDATIEEIGWEIFRLIIEVASGRKQTWAQHWGLQNALCLFNPAPVT; from the coding sequence ATGACTTTGACTGACATTAAAAAAGAAGTGCCTCTTTACATTAAGATTAACCCAATAGATAATGTTGCGATTGTTGTCAATGCTGGAGGATTGCCAGAAGGTACAGTGTTTCCTTGCGGTCTTGAGCTCAAAGAGCATGTTCCACAAGGGCATAAAGTTGCCTTAATGGATTTAAAACAAGAAGAGGAGATTGTTCGCTATGGTGAAGTGATTGGATATGCAATTCGTCCCATTGCTAAAGGCAGTTGGATTGATGAATCATTAATGCGTATGCCGACTTCACCAAACTTAGACGATTTATCCATTGCGAGCAAGGTTCCCCCAAAACTTCCGCCTCTTGAAGGGTACACCTTTGAAGGATTTCGCAACGCAGATGGCAGTGCGGCAACAAAAAATATTCTTGGCATTAGTACCAGTGTTCAATGTGTTGCCGGTGTTCTTGATTATGCGGTAAAAAGAATCAAAGAAGAAATACTTCCGGAGTACCCTAATGTGGAAGATGTAGTGGCATTAAATCATAATTACGGCTGTGGTGTAGCGATCAATGCTCCTGAAGCGATTATTCCCATTCGTACTCTACAAAATATTGCCACTCATCCTAACTTTGGTGGAGAAATAATGATTGTTGGCTTGGGGTGTGAAAAGCTGATGCCAGAAAAAATGAGCCAAAACAGTGATGCTGCAGCAATCGTTGTATTACAAGAGCAACGTGGGTTTAGTAAAATGGTCGAGAAAATTATGGAAGAGGCTACAGAACAGTTAAAAAGATTGAATGCTCGAAAACGGGTTACCTGTCCTATTTCGGATTTAGTGATTGGCATGCAGTGTGGCGGGAGTGATGCTTTTTCAGGTGTTACCGCTAATCCAGCAGTGGGATATGCAGCTGATTTGTTAGTGCGCGCTGGAGCGACTGTATTATTTTCAGAAGTCACAGAGGTGAGAGATGGAATTCATTTATTAACGCCTCGTGCCGCGAATGAAGAAGTCGGTCGTAAACTCATTCAAGAAATGAAATGGTATGATCATTACTTAGATCTTGGCGAAGTGGATCGCAGTGCGAACACAACGCCGGGCAATAAAAGAGGCGGTCTGGCAAACATTGTGGAAAAGGCCCTTGGTTCGATTGTCAAATCCGGTAGCAGTGCTATTGTAGGAGTGTTATCTCCTGGTGAAAAGGCTAAGGAAAAAGGACTGATTTATGCAGCAACGCCAGCAAGTGATTTTGTCTGTGGTACCCTGCAATTGGCTTCTGGGATCCATGTGCAAGTGTTCACCACTGGGCGAGGAACGCCTTATGGATTGGCCATGGTGCCAGTTATCAAAGTCGGGACCCGGAACGCGTTGGCAGAAGAGTGGCATGATCTCATTGATGTGAATGCAGGACAAATTGCAACTGGCGATGCAACGATTGAAGAAATTGGCTGGGAAATCTTTCGGCTCATTATCGAAGTTGCCAGCGGTCGTAAACAAACTTGGGCTCAGCACTGGGGGCTGCAGAATGCGTTATGCTTATTTAACCCTGCGCCAGTAACCTGA
- the garR gene encoding 2-hydroxy-3-oxopropionate reductase, producing MKIGFIGLGIMGKPMSKNLLKAGYDLIVVDRNQSAVDEVVAAGAKSAPTAKTVAEQADIIITMLPNSPHVKEVVLGENGLLEGAKEGTVFIDMSSIAPLVSRELSAKLAEKGVEMLDAPVSGGEPKAIDGTMSVMVGGKQEVFDKCYPVMKAMAGSVVRTGEIGAGNVTKLANQVIVALNIAAMSEALVLASKAGVEPELVYQAIRGGLAGSTVLDAKAPLVMDRKFDPGFRVNLHIKDLNNALETSHDMGVPLPLTAAVMEMMQALKVDDMGDADHCSLVRYYEKMAKVEVKR from the coding sequence ATGAAAATTGGATTTATTGGACTTGGAATTATGGGAAAACCTATGAGCAAAAATTTATTGAAGGCTGGTTATGATCTCATTGTTGTAGATAGAAACCAAAGTGCAGTTGACGAAGTGGTAGCTGCAGGAGCTAAGAGTGCACCAACAGCAAAAACTGTGGCAGAGCAAGCTGATATTATTATTACCATGTTACCCAACTCACCTCATGTAAAAGAAGTAGTATTAGGCGAAAATGGATTACTTGAGGGAGCAAAAGAAGGTACTGTTTTCATTGATATGAGTTCTATCGCTCCGTTGGTAAGTCGCGAACTCTCTGCAAAGCTTGCTGAAAAGGGTGTAGAAATGTTAGATGCTCCTGTAAGTGGTGGCGAACCTAAAGCCATTGATGGTACCATGTCTGTTATGGTTGGTGGCAAGCAAGAAGTGTTTGATAAATGCTATCCTGTTATGAAAGCCATGGCTGGTTCTGTTGTGCGCACCGGAGAAATAGGGGCAGGAAATGTCACTAAGCTTGCAAATCAAGTGATTGTTGCTCTGAATATTGCTGCTATGTCGGAAGCTTTGGTCCTAGCCAGCAAGGCTGGGGTAGAGCCAGAGTTAGTATACCAAGCAATCCGTGGTGGTTTGGCAGGAAGCACAGTGCTTGATGCAAAAGCGCCACTGGTGATGGATCGTAAATTTGATCCTGGGTTCCGTGTTAACCTTCACATTAAAGATTTGAATAATGCCTTGGAAACTTCTCACGATATGGGGGTTCCATTGCCTCTGACAGCAGCTGTCATGGAAATGATGCAAGCTCTCAAGGTGGACGATATGGGAGATGCAGATCATTGCAGTTTGGTTCGATATTATGAAAAAATGGCTAAAGTGGAAGTTAAACGCTAA
- the dapA gene encoding 4-hydroxy-tetrahydrodipicolinate synthase, with protein MKITENKAGFTPKGIIPAVITPLTAEEKFNEKAMRKLINYLIDGGVHGLFVTGTTGEFYGLTPEEKREILLVTMDETKGRVPVYAGTNGITTRESIMLTQMAEECKVDAVSVLTPMFVTPNQDQLYKHFKDIAASTSLPVILYNNPPKTAVNLAPATVAKLAEIPNIVSIKDSSGDLTLTAEYIRLTQGRKDFSVLMGRDTLIYGALLYGATGSIASCANVAPRLCADIYEKYMAGDLEGALKAQFALAPLRIAFTIGTFPAVIKESLTLLGIEAGPCMDPAGPMTHSEREQLSKVLIEMGLLK; from the coding sequence ATGAAGATAACAGAAAATAAAGCAGGTTTTACACCAAAAGGAATTATACCAGCGGTGATAACTCCTCTTACGGCTGAAGAAAAATTTAACGAAAAAGCCATGCGTAAGTTGATTAATTATCTGATTGACGGTGGTGTACACGGATTATTTGTCACAGGAACTACGGGAGAATTTTATGGGTTGACTCCTGAAGAAAAACGGGAAATTTTGCTGGTTACCATGGACGAGACAAAAGGTAGGGTGCCAGTTTATGCAGGTACAAATGGGATCACTACCCGGGAGAGCATCATGCTTACTCAAATGGCAGAGGAATGCAAAGTAGATGCCGTGTCTGTTTTAACGCCCATGTTTGTCACTCCGAATCAAGATCAGTTATATAAACATTTTAAGGATATTGCGGCAAGTACGTCTCTTCCCGTAATTCTCTATAACAATCCTCCTAAGACTGCAGTTAACCTTGCGCCTGCAACTGTAGCTAAGTTAGCTGAGATACCCAATATTGTGAGTATTAAGGATTCCAGTGGTGACTTGACCTTAACCGCTGAATATATACGTTTGACCCAAGGCAGGAAGGATTTCTCCGTGCTTATGGGGAGAGATACTCTTATCTATGGAGCCCTTTTATATGGTGCTACTGGTTCCATTGCATCTTGTGCAAACGTAGCGCCAAGGCTGTGTGCTGACATCTATGAAAAATATATGGCTGGCGATTTAGAAGGAGCTCTCAAAGCCCAGTTTGCTCTAGCGCCTCTCAGGATTGCCTTTACCATTGGGACCTTCCCGGCAGTGATTAAGGAGTCATTAACCTTACTGGGGATTGAAGCGGGACCTTGTATGGACCCAGCAGGTCCCATGACCCATAGTGAAAGAGAGCAACTTTCTAAGGTGCTGATAGAAATGGGCTTGTTGAAATAA